The genomic region TTGAGTTTTATTTATAAAAATATAAGGAGGATTTCTTTACAAAACACAAAATTGGAATGGAATATTTCTTTAGCTAGGGGAATGAATTATTATACAGGTACAATATTGGAAATTGTTCCATTCCATAATAATGGTTATTCAAATTTAATTTCTATTGGTGGAGGAGGTAGGTATGATCAATTAGCTAATTTATTTGGAATGAAAAATGTTTCTGGAGTAGGAGTTTCTTTAGGTTTAGATAGAATTTATTTAGCTATGGAAAAAAAAAATTTGTTCCAAACTATTTCTAATTATCCTTCAAAAGTTTTGTTTATTAATTTTGGAGATGAAGAGGTTTTGTATGCATATAAAATGATAAATTTTTTGAGAAAAAAAGGAATTTCCACTCAATTATATCCTCATACGGTTAAAATAGGAAAACAATTTAGATATGCTAATGATAATAATATTCCATTTACTATTAGTATAGGAAAAAATGAAATTAAAAGAAATAAAATAAGAGTAAAAAATCTTAAAGAAAGGACAGAAAAAGAATACGATAATATAAATGATATTGTGAATCAATTAATTCAATAATCATTATAAAATTTTATTGAGTGCTTTTTTCTTCCAAATAAAAAATCCTGCTATAGCCAATAGGACAAGAATGATAAATAAAATTCCTGTCAATACAAAGCCTTTCAAAAAATAAAGAGGAACGGAAATAACGTTTCCAACCATCCAAAATATCCAGTTTTCTACTTTTTTCATAGCCATTTGATACATCCCAGAAAAATAAATACCTGTTGTCAATACATCCATCCAATCAAAATGGGATTGAAGTTTTCCATGAAAATAATAAACCATCATGCTGAAAATACAAGTAGATAAAAATAAAATAGCCGTGTGTAAATAATCTTTTTGATTGCAAAAAGTGATAGGAATTTCTTTATTTTTTTTATCCTTTTTATATAGCCATACATACCATCCATAAAAACTCATCACCGTGTAATACAGATTAATAATAAAATCACCATAAAGAGAAGTCACGAAAGTTAAATAACTATATATTATAGTACTTACTATTCCTATTGGATATCCCCATATACTATTATTTTGAGCAAAAAAAACACTAAATACTGTAAATGCTACAGCTGTAAATTCTAAAATTATAGAAAAAATGTTCCTATTATAATAGGGGTAAAAAAGGATATCGATCCAATCATTCATTAGATTGATTCATTTATCTATAATATAAACTAGGTAATGTTCTTCTATTTTTCTATAAAAAGCAGAAAATTTCTTACTATAGGTCTTTTTTAGAATCCAGCATGATATGCAATAATCTTTTTTAAGACAAAAAGGAGAAACTTTATAATGATCTAAAAAACTATAAAAAATACCACCTTCTAGTTTATACAAACTTTCTTTAATTCCCCATATAATATGCAGATAATCTTCTTCATAATTTGGATTAATAAAAATAGATTCATCTTTTCTAAGAAATTTTTTTTTTATTTTAACTATTTTATTGTCTTTTCGTAATTTTTCTATGTCTATCCCTATCTGATAAGAACTTATAGCTATGGCAATTTTTTCAAAAGAATGACTTAAGGAAATATTTTTTCCTTCAGAAAAAAGAAAGGGTTTTCTTTTTTCATTATAAAAAATATTCATTTTCATGCCTATATATCTCAGTACATAACGGATTCCTAAAAATTCTCTTTTTCTTTTTTTTGATAAAGATAAAAAAAACATTTTTTCTTTATCGGAAAGAATTAGCTTTTCTAAAAACGTTGTTTCTAAAAAGTGTTCCCATCTAAAAACTATAATCTTTGTATGAAGATTATTAAATTTATAGGCACAAAAATTCATTTAGTATTTTTTTTTAAATCTAGCCATTTTTTTTTGTACTATTGTGAGTTAAAAAAAATATATGAAAGAAAGAATTGAAAAAGCATTAGAAAATGTTATTCTTCTTGATAAGAAAAATATTATTGAATCTGGTTTTGTAAAAAAAATAGATTTATTAAGTAATAAGATCATAATCTATTTGAGTTTATCCAATCCAGCTATGCATTTCAAAAATAAATTAATAAAAGATATAACCGATTCGATCAAAAATCAAAATATATTAGATACAATATGCATAAAAATAGAAATGAAATCAGATATCAAACCTGTAATCAAAAACATAATAGCTGTAGCTTCTGGAAAAGGAGGAGTTGGAAAATCTACAATATCAGCTAATATTGCTGTATCTTTAGTCAAAATGGGTTTTCATGTTGGATTATTAGACGCTGATATATATGGTCCTTCTATTCCATTAATGTTTAATATTGAAGAGGAAGATATTAATACAAGGATACATAAAAATGGGATGATTAATCCTATTATTAGTTATGGAGTTAAAATTCTATCTATAGGTTTTTTTTCAAAATATGGACAGGCTATTGTTTGGAGAGGTCCGATGGTCACTAAAGTTTTGAGACAATTTATTCATGAAACTGATTGGGGGGAGTTAGACTTTTTAATTGTAGATTTACCACCAGGAACAGGGGATATCCATTTATCTCTTTTGCAAGAAATTTCATTAAAAGGAATTGTTATAGTTAGTACATCTCAAAAAGTAGCATTGTCGGATGTAAATAGGTCTGTAGGAATGTTTCGTATTCAATCTATTTCTGTTCCAATTCTTGGAATTATAGAAAATATGTCTTATGTTCTTACAAAAGAAAGCAAAGAAAAATGCTATTTTTTTGGAAAAAATGGAGTTAAGAATTTTTCCAAAAAAATGAATCTTTTTTTTCTTGGAGAAATTCCTATGTTACAAGAAATACGAGAATATTCAGACTTGGGAATTCCTGGAGTTTTAGAAAACGAGAATATTAAAAATATTTTTCTAAAAATTACGAAAAATATTATCAATCAATTGAGTATGAAATGAATTATCAACAAAGTTTTATAAATTCTTTTATTATTAATATTAGAATAGATATAGATTTTTCCGTTTCTTGAAAAAATGTATTCCTATAATCTGCATTATTCTGAATTTTAGGTCCATATACCCCCATCACAATAATAGATATGGCGAATACTCGTAAATTCATACATCTAGCAGTGATCACATCTGTAACTATATTCATTCCAACACTATCTCCACCCATAGATCGTATCATAGAATGTTCTGCATAGGTTTTATAATTAGAATAGGGAAAAGCTACATACACTCCTTTCTGGATAATTATGTTATGATTCATGGCTATATTTTCTGCAATTTCTAGCATATTTTTATCATATATTTCTGTGATTTCAAAAAATCTATTTTTGATCAAATCCTTTATATTAGGATTTTCTGGAAAAAAATTTATATGATCTTTAACCAACATAACATCTCCCATTTTGTAATTTGGATTTACCCCTCCAGAAATATTAATTAATATGAATTTATCGATTCCTATATTTTTACACAAAACAATAGGAAAATAGTTTGTCCCATTTTCTTCAGAAAAAGGTTCTATTAAAAAAACTATATTCTTCCCTTCTATTTGACCAAATAGAAATTTTCCATATAATTTTTTTTTCGAAAAAATGGGTATTTCTTCATAAGAAATGCATATAGGATTTTGGATTTCCTCTATCAGTTTATCAAACTGACTTCCTAATAATAAAATTCCAAAATCAGGTTTTTCTTTGATTTTGTTTTGTATGTATTGTTTTGATTTTTCTAAAATAATTGACATAAATTCAAGTTTTTATCAAATTATATGGAACGGAAAAAACCAGCATTCCTTGAAAAGTGGAAATGAAAATAAAAAAAAGGTAAAATTGTTTCATGTATTTTTTTATCATTTGATTCATTTTTTACTTATCGTATAATATTTACTTCTCTTGATAAAGGAATACTAAATTTTTTTTTTATGTCTTTCTTTATTTTTTCTGAAAAATAATATATATCCATTCCACTAGCCTTTCCATAGTTTACCAAAATTATAGGTTGTTTCTCATATACTCCTACATTTCCAATTTTTATTTCTTTCCATCCTGTGTTTTCAATTAATGAGCTAGCAGATAGTTTGATTTTATC from Blattabacterium cuenoti harbors:
- the pnuC gene encoding nicotinamide riboside transporter PnuC; this translates as MNDWIDILFYPYYNRNIFSIILEFTAVAFTVFSVFFAQNNSIWGYPIGIVSTIIYSYLTFVTSLYGDFIINLYYTVMSFYGWYVWLYKKDKKNKEIPITFCNQKDYLHTAILFLSTCIFSMMVYYFHGKLQSHFDWMDVLTTGIYFSGMYQMAMKKVENWIFWMVGNVISVPLYFLKGFVLTGILFIILVLLAIAGFFIWKKKALNKIL
- a CDS encoding 4'-phosphopantetheinyl transferase family protein; protein product: MNFCAYKFNNLHTKIIVFRWEHFLETTFLEKLILSDKEKMFFLSLSKKRKREFLGIRYVLRYIGMKMNIFYNEKRKPFLFSEGKNISLSHSFEKIAIAISSYQIGIDIEKLRKDNKIVKIKKKFLRKDESIFINPNYEEDYLHIIWGIKESLYKLEGGIFYSFLDHYKVSPFCLKKDYCISCWILKKTYSKKFSAFYRKIEEHYLVYIIDK
- a CDS encoding Mrp/NBP35 family ATP-binding protein, with the translated sequence MKERIEKALENVILLDKKNIIESGFVKKIDLLSNKIIIYLSLSNPAMHFKNKLIKDITDSIKNQNILDTICIKIEMKSDIKPVIKNIIAVASGKGGVGKSTISANIAVSLVKMGFHVGLLDADIYGPSIPLMFNIEEEDINTRIHKNGMINPIISYGVKILSIGFFSKYGQAIVWRGPMVTKVLRQFIHETDWGELDFLIVDLPPGTGDIHLSLLQEISLKGIVIVSTSQKVALSDVNRSVGMFRIQSISVPILGIIENMSYVLTKESKEKCYFFGKNGVKNFSKKMNLFFLGEIPMLQEIREYSDLGIPGVLENENIKNIFLKITKNIINQLSMK
- a CDS encoding purine-nucleoside phosphorylase, with the translated sequence MSIILEKSKQYIQNKIKEKPDFGILLLGSQFDKLIEEIQNPICISYEEIPIFSKKKLYGKFLFGQIEGKNIVFLIEPFSEENGTNYFPIVLCKNIGIDKFILINISGGVNPNYKMGDVMLVKDHINFFPENPNIKDLIKNRFFEITEIYDKNMLEIAENIAMNHNIIIQKGVYVAFPYSNYKTYAEHSMIRSMGGDSVGMNIVTDVITARCMNLRVFAISIIVMGVYGPKIQNNADYRNTFFQETEKSISILILIIKEFIKLC